One segment of Burkholderia multivorans ATCC BAA-247 DNA contains the following:
- the cydP gene encoding cytochrome oxidase putative small subunit CydP, with the protein MISINQEPARPRGWRARVVAWAHGPTLARDITLVLIFKLILLMSLKYAFFNHPQADHMSLPPAAVAEKLLSVPAPASTEGDHHDK; encoded by the coding sequence TTGATCTCGATCAATCAGGAACCGGCCCGGCCGCGCGGCTGGCGCGCGCGCGTCGTCGCGTGGGCGCACGGCCCGACCCTCGCCCGCGACATCACGCTCGTGCTGATCTTCAAGCTGATCCTGTTGATGTCGCTCAAATACGCATTCTTCAATCATCCGCAGGCTGACCACATGTCGCTGCCGCCTGCCGCCGTCGCCGAGAAGCTGCTCTCGGTACCGGCACCCGCTTCTACCGAGGGAGACCACCATGATAAGTAG
- the maiA gene encoding maleylacetoacetate isomerase has translation MKLYSYFRSSASYRVRIALNLKRLPYDYVPVHMLRDGGQQLKDEYRALNPDALVPTLVDGDATLQQSLAIIEYLDETHPEPALLPKAAIDRAYVRAIALQIACEIHPLDNLRVLKYLKHTLKVSEDDKNAWYRHWIESGFASLETRLANDPRTGKLCFGDTPTLADICLVPQVFNANRFSIDTTRYPTIQRIADYASTLDAFKAAEPGVQPDAE, from the coding sequence ATGAAGCTCTACAGCTATTTCCGCAGTTCCGCTTCGTACCGCGTGCGGATCGCGCTGAACCTGAAGCGGCTGCCGTACGACTACGTGCCCGTGCACATGCTGCGCGACGGCGGCCAGCAACTGAAGGACGAGTATCGCGCGCTGAACCCCGACGCGCTCGTGCCGACGCTCGTCGACGGCGACGCGACGCTGCAGCAGTCGCTCGCGATCATCGAGTATCTCGACGAAACGCATCCGGAGCCCGCGCTGCTGCCGAAGGCGGCGATCGATCGAGCGTACGTGCGCGCGATCGCGCTGCAGATCGCATGCGAGATCCATCCGCTCGACAACCTGCGCGTGCTGAAGTACCTGAAGCACACGCTGAAGGTGTCCGAGGATGACAAGAACGCGTGGTACCGGCACTGGATCGAGTCGGGCTTCGCGTCGCTCGAAACGCGCCTCGCGAACGATCCGCGCACCGGCAAGCTCTGCTTCGGCGATACGCCGACGCTCGCCGACATCTGCCTCGTGCCGCAGGTGTTCAACGCGAACCGCTTCTCGATCGACACGACGCGCTATCCGACGATCCAGCGGATCGCCGACTATGCGTCGACGCTCGACGCGTTCAAGGCGGCCGAACCGGGCGTGCAGCCGGACGCCGAGTGA
- a CDS encoding nuclear transport factor 2 family protein gives MTKVVDAIRALERDRFRAMVDGDGEALDALLSEKVFYVHTNGKRETKQQFIDAIAAGRRRYRQIEIQSQDVLPVGDGTCLVTGRALIEMETNNGGLVFPIAYTAVQAQEQGRWRLLAWQATRCATDT, from the coding sequence ATGACGAAGGTGGTCGATGCGATCCGCGCGCTCGAGCGCGATCGGTTCCGGGCGATGGTCGACGGGGACGGCGAGGCGCTCGATGCGCTGCTGTCGGAGAAGGTCTTCTACGTGCACACGAACGGCAAGCGGGAAACCAAGCAGCAGTTCATCGACGCCATTGCCGCCGGCCGCCGCCGCTATCGCCAGATCGAGATTCAGTCGCAGGACGTGCTGCCCGTCGGCGACGGCACCTGCCTCGTCACGGGCCGTGCGCTGATCGAGATGGAAACGAACAACGGCGGCCTCGTGTTCCCGATCGCCTACACGGCGGTCCAGGCACAGGAGCAGGGCCGCTGGCGCCTGCTGGCCTGGCAGGCGACGCGGTGCGCAACCGACACATGA
- a CDS encoding cytochrome ubiquinol oxidase subunit I, whose amino-acid sequence MISSEVVDLSRLQFGITALYHFLFVPLTLGLSWLLVIMESVYVMTGKQVYKDMTQFWGKLFGINFAMGVTTGITLEFQFGTNWSYYSHYVGDIFGVPLAVEGLMAFFLESTFVGLFFFGWNRLSKVQHLIVTFLVALGSNLSALWILVANGWMNNPVGAEFNYQTMRMELTSLFDVLFNPVAQVKFVHTVSAGYVTAAMFVLGVSSWYLLKKRDVDFALRSFAVAAGFGLASTLCVIVLGDESGYTTGEVQKMKLAAIESEWETQPAPASFTLIGIPNQEAQRTDYAIKIPYALGLIATRSIDEPVIGLRELAKRSEAHIQSGMIAYGALQKIKAGDTSAATRALFDEHKQYLGYGLMLKQFTPNVTDATPAQIEAAAKKTIPPVAPVFFSFRIMVFLGFLFLATFIAAFWFCARRQLLQDNRRWFLRYAVWAIPLPWLAAEFGWVVAELGRQPWTIAGVLPTHLSASSLTPTDLYLSLAGFIVFYTALFVIEITLMFKYARLGPSSLHTGRYHHEQAAAREHAAA is encoded by the coding sequence ATGATAAGTAGCGAAGTCGTCGATCTGTCACGTCTGCAGTTCGGCATCACGGCGCTCTACCACTTCCTGTTCGTCCCGCTGACGCTCGGCCTGTCCTGGCTGCTCGTCATCATGGAATCCGTCTACGTGATGACCGGCAAGCAGGTCTACAAGGACATGACGCAGTTCTGGGGCAAGCTGTTCGGCATCAACTTCGCGATGGGCGTGACGACCGGCATCACGCTCGAATTCCAGTTCGGCACGAACTGGTCGTACTACTCCCACTACGTCGGCGACATCTTCGGCGTGCCGCTCGCCGTCGAAGGCCTGATGGCGTTCTTCCTCGAGTCGACGTTCGTCGGGCTGTTCTTCTTCGGCTGGAACCGCCTGTCGAAAGTGCAGCATCTGATCGTCACGTTCCTCGTCGCGCTCGGCTCGAATCTGTCGGCGCTGTGGATCCTCGTCGCCAACGGCTGGATGAACAATCCGGTCGGCGCCGAGTTCAACTACCAGACGATGCGCATGGAGCTGACGAGCCTGTTCGACGTGCTGTTCAACCCGGTCGCGCAGGTGAAGTTCGTGCACACGGTGTCGGCCGGCTACGTGACGGCCGCGATGTTCGTGCTCGGCGTGTCGTCGTGGTATCTGCTGAAAAAGCGCGACGTCGACTTCGCGCTGCGCTCGTTCGCGGTCGCGGCCGGCTTCGGCCTCGCCTCCACGCTCTGCGTGATCGTGCTCGGCGACGAATCGGGCTACACGACCGGCGAAGTGCAGAAGATGAAGCTCGCCGCAATCGAATCGGAATGGGAAACGCAGCCGGCGCCGGCGTCGTTCACGCTGATCGGCATCCCGAACCAGGAAGCGCAGCGCACCGACTACGCGATCAAGATTCCGTATGCGCTCGGCCTGATCGCGACGCGCTCGATCGACGAGCCCGTGATCGGCCTGCGCGAGCTCGCGAAGCGCAGCGAGGCGCACATCCAGAGCGGCATGATCGCGTACGGTGCGCTGCAGAAGATCAAGGCCGGCGACACGAGCGCCGCGACGCGCGCGCTGTTCGACGAGCACAAGCAGTATCTCGGCTACGGGCTGATGCTCAAGCAGTTCACGCCGAACGTGACCGACGCGACGCCCGCGCAGATCGAAGCGGCGGCGAAGAAGACGATTCCGCCGGTCGCGCCCGTGTTCTTCTCGTTCCGCATCATGGTGTTCCTCGGCTTCCTGTTCCTCGCGACCTTCATCGCCGCGTTCTGGTTCTGCGCGCGCCGCCAGTTGCTGCAGGACAACCGCCGCTGGTTCCTGCGCTACGCGGTATGGGCGATCCCGCTGCCGTGGCTCGCGGCGGAATTCGGCTGGGTCGTCGCCGAGCTCGGCCGCCAGCCGTGGACGATCGCGGGCGTGCTGCCGACGCATCTGTCGGCGTCGAGCCTCACGCCGACCGACCTGTACCTGAGCCTGGCCGGGTTCATCGTGTTCTACACCGCGCTGTTCGTGATCGAAATCACGCTGATGTTCAAGTACGCGCGCCTCGGCCCGTCGTCGCTGCACACCGGCCGCTATCACCACGAGCAGGCGGCCGCACGCGAACACGCGGCCGCATGA
- the cydB gene encoding cytochrome d ubiquinol oxidase subunit II translates to MDYATLKLIWWLLVGVLLIGFAVTDGFDMGATALLPFLGKTDDERRIIVNTVGATWEGNQVWLITAGGAMFAAWPLVYAASFSGFYFAMLLVLFALFFRPVGFDYRSKRTDPRWRAGWDWGLFIGGFVPALVFGVAFGNLLQGVPFRFDTDLRVSYHGSFWALLNPFAVLCGLVSLTMLVAHGAAFIKMKTDGMIARRASVALRVSSFVAVVLFALAGVLVAAYVDGFHITRAAPAGTVANPLLKEVASGAGLWLANYRDYPWMIAAPVVGIAGGLLATLLAGSRREKTAFFCTGLMIVGVILTAGFSMFPFIMPSSLDPTSSLTVWDSTSSEKTLLVMLFAVIVFLPIILVYTSWVYRVMRGKVTRQVLDENTHSMY, encoded by the coding sequence ATGGACTATGCAACGCTCAAGCTGATCTGGTGGCTGCTCGTCGGCGTGCTGCTGATTGGCTTCGCCGTCACCGACGGCTTCGACATGGGCGCGACCGCGCTGCTGCCGTTCCTCGGCAAGACCGACGACGAACGCCGGATCATCGTCAACACGGTCGGCGCGACGTGGGAAGGCAACCAGGTATGGCTGATCACGGCCGGCGGCGCGATGTTCGCCGCGTGGCCGCTCGTCTACGCCGCGTCGTTCTCCGGCTTCTACTTCGCGATGCTGCTCGTGCTGTTCGCGCTGTTCTTCCGGCCGGTCGGCTTCGACTATCGCAGCAAGCGCACGGACCCGCGCTGGCGCGCAGGCTGGGACTGGGGCCTGTTCATCGGCGGCTTCGTGCCGGCGCTCGTGTTCGGCGTCGCGTTCGGCAATCTGCTGCAGGGCGTGCCGTTTCGCTTCGATACCGATCTGCGCGTCAGCTATCACGGCAGCTTCTGGGCGCTGCTGAATCCGTTCGCGGTGCTCTGCGGGCTCGTCAGCCTGACGATGCTCGTCGCGCACGGCGCCGCGTTCATCAAGATGAAGACCGACGGCATGATCGCGCGCCGTGCGTCGGTCGCGCTGCGCGTGTCGTCGTTCGTCGCGGTCGTGCTGTTCGCGCTCGCGGGCGTGCTGGTCGCCGCCTATGTCGACGGCTTTCACATCACGCGTGCCGCGCCCGCCGGCACGGTCGCCAATCCGCTGCTGAAGGAGGTCGCGTCCGGCGCCGGGCTGTGGCTCGCGAACTACCGCGACTATCCCTGGATGATCGCGGCGCCCGTCGTCGGCATCGCGGGCGGGCTGCTCGCGACGCTGCTCGCCGGCTCGCGCCGCGAGAAGACCGCGTTCTTCTGCACGGGCCTGATGATCGTCGGCGTGATCCTCACGGCCGGCTTCTCGATGTTCCCGTTCATCATGCCGTCGTCGCTGGACCCGACGAGCAGCCTGACCGTCTGGGATTCGACGTCGAGCGAGAAGACGCTGCTCGTGATGCTATTCGCCGTGATCGTGTTCCTGCCGATCATCCTCGTCTATACGAGCTGGGTCTATCGCGTGATGCGCGGCAAGGTCACGCGTCAGGTGCTCGACGAGAACACGCACTCGATGTATTGA
- the nagE gene encoding N-acetylglucosamine-specific PTS transporter subunit IIBC codes for MDGNPFLKIQSLGRALMLPIAVLPVAGILLRLGQPDVFNIKMIADAGGAIFDNLPLLFAIGVAVGFAKDNNGVAALAGAIGYLIETAIMKDIDPKLNMGVLSGIIAGVVAGLLYNRYKDIKLPDYLAFFGGKRFVPIITGLVCVVLGIVFGYVWQPIQHAIDAAGQWLTTAGAIGAFVFGFLNRLLLVTGLHHIINSLAWFVFGNFTPPAGGEIVHGDLHRFFAGDPTAGTFMAGFFPIMMFGLPAACLAMLHEAPKERRAMVGGLLFSMALTSFLTGVTEPIEFSFMFLAPVLYVIHAVLTGLSLAICQILGVKLGFTFSAGAIDYVLNYGLSTKGWIAIPLGIAYGIAYYALFRFFIRTFNMATPGREPASADAASESYASGGFVAPAAGAAGAATAAAAAPRAQRYIAALGGAGNLSVVDACTTRLRLTVVDPAKVSEPELKSIGARGVLKRGGNSVQVIIGPEADIIADEMRAAIGGGAAGAAVNATAPAGAVAEPATGAAAGPLDPEPARWLAVFGGATNVVSLDAIATTRLRVVVRDPSAVDRERLGTLDVAWVSSDTLHIVCGNAAARYAQQLGARLPSAGDGAAAQPA; via the coding sequence ATGGACGGGAATCCGTTTCTGAAGATACAGAGCCTGGGACGGGCGCTGATGCTGCCGATCGCGGTGTTGCCGGTCGCCGGCATCCTGCTGCGGCTCGGGCAGCCGGACGTGTTCAACATCAAGATGATCGCCGATGCCGGTGGCGCGATCTTCGACAACCTGCCGCTCTTGTTCGCGATCGGCGTGGCGGTCGGCTTCGCGAAGGACAACAACGGCGTCGCGGCGCTCGCGGGCGCGATCGGCTATCTGATCGAAACCGCGATCATGAAGGACATCGACCCGAAGCTGAACATGGGTGTGCTGTCCGGCATCATCGCGGGTGTCGTGGCCGGCCTGCTGTACAACCGCTACAAGGACATCAAGCTGCCCGACTACCTCGCGTTCTTCGGCGGCAAGCGGTTCGTGCCGATCATCACGGGGCTCGTATGCGTGGTGCTCGGCATCGTGTTCGGCTACGTGTGGCAGCCGATCCAGCATGCGATCGATGCGGCCGGGCAGTGGCTGACGACGGCGGGCGCGATCGGTGCGTTCGTGTTCGGCTTCCTGAACCGGCTGCTGCTCGTCACGGGGCTGCACCACATCATCAACTCGCTCGCGTGGTTCGTGTTCGGCAACTTCACGCCGCCCGCCGGCGGCGAGATCGTGCACGGCGACCTGCATCGCTTCTTTGCGGGCGATCCGACCGCGGGCACCTTCATGGCCGGCTTCTTCCCGATCATGATGTTCGGCCTGCCGGCCGCGTGTCTCGCGATGCTGCACGAAGCGCCGAAGGAGCGTCGCGCGATGGTCGGCGGCCTGCTGTTCTCGATGGCGCTCACGTCGTTCCTCACGGGCGTGACCGAGCCGATCGAGTTCAGCTTCATGTTCCTCGCGCCGGTGCTGTACGTGATCCACGCGGTGCTGACGGGGCTGTCGCTCGCGATCTGCCAGATCCTCGGCGTGAAGCTCGGCTTCACGTTCTCGGCCGGCGCGATCGACTACGTGCTGAACTACGGGCTATCGACGAAGGGCTGGATCGCGATTCCGCTCGGCATCGCGTACGGCATCGCGTATTACGCACTGTTCCGCTTCTTCATCCGCACCTTCAACATGGCGACGCCGGGCCGCGAGCCGGCATCGGCCGATGCGGCGAGCGAATCGTATGCATCCGGCGGCTTCGTCGCGCCGGCCGCCGGCGCTGCGGGCGCTGCGACGGCCGCGGCCGCCGCGCCGCGCGCGCAGCGCTATATCGCGGCGCTCGGCGGTGCGGGCAACCTGAGCGTCGTCGATGCATGCACGACGCGTCTGCGTCTGACCGTCGTCGATCCGGCGAAAGTGTCGGAGCCGGAGCTGAAGTCGATCGGTGCGCGCGGCGTGCTCAAGCGCGGCGGCAACAGCGTGCAGGTCATCATCGGGCCCGAGGCCGACATCATCGCGGACGAGATGCGCGCGGCGATCGGCGGCGGCGCAGCAGGCGCGGCCGTGAACGCGACGGCGCCTGCGGGCGCCGTCGCGGAGCCCGCCACAGGCGCGGCAGCCGGCCCGCTCGATCCGGAGCCCGCACGCTGGCTCGCGGTGTTCGGCGGCGCGACGAACGTCGTGTCGCTCGACGCGATCGCGACCACGCGTTTGCGCGTCGTCGTGCGCGATCCGTCGGCGGTCGATCGCGAGCGCCTCGGCACGCTCGACGTCGCATGGGTGTCGTCGGACACGCTGCACATCGTCTGCGGCAACGCGGCTGCGCGCTACGCGCAGCAGCTCGGCGCACGCCTGCCGTCGGCCGGCGACGGCGCGGCCGCACAACCGGCTTGA
- the rpoH gene encoding RNA polymerase sigma factor RpoH, translated as MSNALTLPNTLSPTPAKAESAGSLALATHSMLPGQLGNIDAYIQAVNRIPLLTAEEERQYATEYRENNNLEAARRLVLSHLRLVVSIARNYLGYGLPHGDLIQEGNIGLMKAVKRFDPAQNVRLVSYAIHWIKAEIHEYILRNWRMVKVATTKAQRKLFFNLRSHKKGMQAMTPEEIDGLAQELNVKREEVTEMETRLSGGDIALEGQVEDGEESYAPIAYLADSHNEPTAVLAARQRDMLQTDGIAQALDALDARSRRIIEARWLHVDDDGSGGSTLHDLAAEFGVSAERIRQIEASAMKKMRTALAEYA; from the coding sequence GTGAGCAACGCCCTGACCCTCCCGAATACCCTGAGCCCGACGCCGGCCAAGGCCGAATCGGCAGGCTCGCTGGCGCTCGCAACTCATTCGATGTTGCCGGGTCAGCTTGGCAACATCGATGCGTACATCCAGGCCGTCAACCGCATTCCGCTGCTGACCGCCGAAGAGGAACGCCAGTACGCGACCGAATACCGCGAAAATAACAACCTGGAGGCCGCGCGCCGCCTGGTGTTGTCGCACCTGCGCCTGGTCGTGTCGATCGCGCGCAACTATCTCGGCTACGGGCTGCCGCACGGCGACCTGATCCAGGAAGGCAACATCGGTCTGATGAAAGCGGTGAAGCGTTTCGATCCGGCGCAAAACGTGCGCCTGGTGTCGTACGCGATTCACTGGATCAAGGCCGAAATCCACGAGTACATCCTGCGCAACTGGCGGATGGTGAAGGTCGCGACGACGAAGGCGCAGCGCAAGCTGTTCTTCAACCTGCGCAGCCACAAGAAAGGCATGCAGGCGATGACGCCCGAGGAGATCGACGGTCTCGCGCAGGAACTGAACGTGAAGCGCGAAGAGGTGACCGAGATGGAAACGCGCCTGTCGGGCGGCGACATCGCGCTCGAAGGGCAAGTCGAGGACGGCGAGGAATCGTACGCGCCGATCGCCTATCTGGCCGATTCGCATAACGAGCCGACCGCCGTGCTGGCTGCGCGCCAGCGCGACATGCTCCAGACGGACGGCATCGCCCAGGCGCTCGACGCGCTCGACGCGCGCAGCCGCCGCATCATCGAGGCGCGCTGGCTGCACGTCGACGACGACGGCTCGGGCGGCTCGACGCTGCACGATCTCGCGGCCGAATTCGGCGTCTCCGCGGAGCGTATCCGCCAGATCGAAGCGAGCGCAATGAAAAAGATGCGCACGGCACTCGCCGAATACGCATAA
- the cydX gene encoding cytochrome bd-I oxidase subunit CydX: protein MWYFSWILGIGVALSFGIVNAMWLEARQKQQEASVRVARK, encoded by the coding sequence ATGTGGTATTTCAGCTGGATTCTCGGGATCGGCGTCGCGCTGTCGTTCGGGATCGTCAACGCGATGTGGCTCGAGGCGCGCCAAAAGCAGCAGGAAGCGTCGGTGCGCGTGGCGCGCAAGTGA
- the ybiB gene encoding DNA-binding protein YbiB: MTAAHDSAPFPCARFIKEIGRGPHGARALSAADTFELYRAMLDARVSDVELGAILIAYRLKGETADELAAMLAAAQASFEPVHVRDAAFRPVSIPSYNGARKQPNLVPLLALLLAREGVPVLVHGVAQDPGRVTSAEIFAALSIAPSTSHDAIEDTLAERRVAFAPIDTLAPRIARLLSMRAVLGVRNSTHTLVKLLQPFAPAGLRLVNYTHPPYRDSLVELFAAHPDAALGGALLARGTEGEAVADTRRQVQVDWLHDGVCDTLIEPERSSADAPPVALPESRDAQTTAAWTDAVLRGEIPVPDTVARQVATIVRIARTAG; the protein is encoded by the coding sequence ATGACCGCTGCCCACGACTCCGCCCCGTTCCCCTGCGCCCGCTTCATCAAGGAAATCGGCCGCGGCCCGCACGGCGCGCGCGCGCTGTCGGCCGCCGACACGTTCGAGCTGTATCGCGCGATGCTCGATGCGCGCGTGTCCGACGTCGAACTCGGCGCGATCCTGATCGCCTACCGGCTGAAAGGCGAAACCGCCGACGAACTGGCCGCGATGCTGGCCGCCGCACAGGCGTCGTTCGAGCCCGTGCACGTACGGGACGCGGCGTTCCGGCCCGTCTCGATCCCGAGCTACAACGGCGCACGCAAGCAGCCGAACCTCGTGCCGCTGCTCGCGCTGCTGCTCGCGCGCGAAGGCGTGCCGGTGCTCGTGCACGGCGTCGCGCAGGATCCGGGCCGCGTGACGAGCGCGGAGATCTTCGCGGCGCTGTCGATCGCGCCGTCGACGTCGCACGACGCGATCGAGGATACGCTCGCCGAGCGCCGCGTCGCATTCGCGCCGATCGACACGCTCGCGCCGCGCATCGCGCGGCTGCTGTCGATGCGCGCCGTGCTCGGCGTGCGCAATTCGACGCACACGCTCGTGAAGCTGCTGCAGCCGTTCGCGCCGGCCGGGCTGCGGCTCGTCAACTACACGCATCCGCCGTATCGCGACAGTCTCGTCGAGCTGTTCGCCGCGCATCCGGACGCCGCGCTCGGCGGCGCGCTGCTCGCACGCGGCACCGAGGGCGAAGCCGTCGCGGATACGCGGCGCCAGGTGCAGGTCGACTGGCTGCACGACGGCGTCTGCGACACGCTGATCGAGCCGGAGCGCTCGTCGGCCGACGCGCCGCCCGTCGCGCTGCCCGAATCGCGCGACGCGCAAACGACGGCCGCCTGGACCGACGCCGTGCTGCGAGGCGAGATTCCGGTACCCGACACCGTGGCGCGCCAGGTCGCGACGATCGTGCGGATCGCCCGCACGGCGGGCTGA
- the leuA gene encoding 2-isopropylmalate synthase produces MKRNPQEKYRAFEPVRLNGRKWPTRTIERAPVWMSTDLRDGNQSLIEPMSIEQKLEFFEMLVAIGFKEIEVGFPSASQTDFDFVRKLIDEKRIPDDVTIEVLVQSREDLIARTFEALEGVPRAIVHLYNAICPSFRRIVFGMSKDDVKALAVEGTRLIKAYAAARPDTQWTYQYSPETFSMTELTFAREVCDAVAQMWRPTRDHKMIVNLPATVEAAMPNVFADQIEWMDRNLAYRDSIVLSVHPHNDRGTAVAAAELALLAGADRIEGCLFGNGERTGNVDLVTLALNLYTQGIDPGLDFSDIDAVRRVVERCNQIPVHPRHPYAGDLVFTAFSGSHQDAIRKGFAQQRADALWEVPYLPIDPADLGRSYDAVIRVNSQSGKGGATYLLERGMGFTPTRRVQIEFSHAVQTLADASGAEVTGDAICALFAREFLETDGPAARHGNGARWQNREIAGAFAADAAPEAAVQRAAAAFAAAAGATIDVASCEHVRTVDGRIAVSVGCRVGDAPLRHGVGVHADASCAALDAVVSAINRSTWQHADRRAAA; encoded by the coding sequence ATGAAGCGCAACCCGCAAGAAAAGTACCGAGCGTTCGAACCCGTCCGCCTCAACGGCCGCAAGTGGCCGACCCGCACGATCGAGCGGGCGCCGGTGTGGATGAGCACCGACTTGCGCGACGGCAACCAGTCGCTGATCGAACCGATGAGCATCGAGCAGAAGCTCGAGTTCTTCGAGATGCTGGTCGCGATCGGGTTCAAGGAGATCGAAGTCGGTTTTCCGTCGGCGTCGCAAACCGACTTCGATTTCGTGCGCAAGCTGATCGACGAGAAGCGCATCCCCGACGACGTGACGATCGAAGTGCTCGTGCAGTCGCGCGAAGACCTGATCGCCCGCACGTTCGAAGCGCTTGAAGGCGTGCCGCGCGCGATCGTGCATCTGTACAACGCGATCTGCCCGTCGTTCCGCCGCATCGTGTTCGGGATGTCGAAGGACGACGTGAAGGCGCTCGCGGTCGAAGGCACGCGCCTCATCAAGGCATACGCGGCCGCGCGCCCGGACACGCAGTGGACCTACCAGTATTCGCCGGAAACCTTCAGCATGACTGAGCTGACGTTCGCGCGCGAAGTGTGCGACGCGGTCGCGCAAATGTGGCGTCCGACCCGCGACCACAAGATGATCGTCAACCTGCCGGCGACCGTCGAAGCCGCGATGCCGAACGTGTTCGCCGATCAGATCGAATGGATGGACCGCAATCTCGCGTATCGCGACAGCATCGTGCTGTCCGTCCATCCGCACAACGACCGCGGCACCGCGGTCGCCGCCGCCGAGCTCGCGCTGCTCGCCGGCGCGGATCGCATCGAGGGTTGCCTGTTCGGCAACGGCGAGCGCACCGGCAACGTCGATCTCGTCACGCTCGCGCTCAATCTGTATACGCAGGGCATCGATCCGGGCCTCGACTTCTCCGACATCGACGCGGTGCGCCGCGTCGTCGAACGCTGCAACCAGATTCCCGTGCATCCGCGTCACCCGTACGCGGGCGACCTCGTCTTCACCGCGTTCTCCGGCTCGCACCAGGACGCGATCCGCAAGGGCTTCGCGCAGCAACGCGCGGACGCGCTGTGGGAAGTGCCGTATCTGCCCATCGACCCGGCCGATCTCGGCCGCAGCTACGACGCGGTGATCCGCGTGAACAGCCAGTCCGGCAAGGGCGGCGCGACGTACCTGCTCGAGCGCGGGATGGGCTTTACGCCGACGCGCCGCGTGCAGATCGAATTCAGCCACGCGGTGCAGACGCTCGCCGATGCGTCGGGCGCCGAAGTCACCGGGGACGCGATCTGCGCGCTCTTTGCGCGCGAATTCCTCGAAACCGACGGCCCGGCCGCGCGGCACGGCAACGGCGCGCGCTGGCAGAATCGCGAGATCGCAGGCGCGTTCGCGGCCGACGCGGCGCCCGAAGCGGCCGTGCAGCGCGCGGCCGCGGCGTTCGCGGCGGCCGCCGGCGCGACGATCGACGTCGCATCGTGCGAGCACGTGCGCACAGTGGACGGGCGCATCGCCGTGTCGGTCGGCTGCCGCGTCGGCGATGCGCCGCTGCGGCACGGCGTCGGCGTCCATGCCGACGCGTCGTGCGCGGCGCTCGATGCGGTCGTCAGCGCGATCAATCGCTCCACCTGGCAGCACGCGGACCGGCGCGCGGCCGCCTGA